CTTGGAACCCGATCAAAAAAATCGTCCTTCTGgtatttttgtaaaaaatactCGCACTTCTCCTGTGCGCTCTGCTCTCTCTCGTATTTATTCCGTCTCCTGATGAGGCGCTGCTTGACTAAAAAACGCCAGGTTCTACGTACGCGTTCAACAAAATTAGGCCGATGCACCGACTTATTGGCCGACGTGTCTAGAGATTTCTCCGTTTTCTGAGAGTAGTCCAGGCTTCTATGTTTATCGTGGCTAGCAGTTTTCTGCCATTCCTCCTCGGTGAGATCGAGACTCTGCGAACCCATCAGCGACAAATCAACGTTTCTCTTCAACATTCCCAGAAAGAAAGAGAAATTTTTGTTCTGCTTGGCGGGTCCTTGGAATATCTTCTTGCACAAGTCGGAATGGATAAAGGATTCCTTGTCGAGGTAATCCGCGTTTCCGGAATGACGACAAGCGTCACGTGTCGCGGTCAGGCGTCGACTGCCGTGCGTCGAGCCGTCTTTATTCTCCTGATCGCGACCTTTTTCTTCGTCCACGCTACCAAAGCAATTCGGCGAGCCGGCCGCCTTGGTAGCTGACGATGCGTAACCAGAGATGATATTTTTTAGCTCGAGCGTATCGCTATCATGCATCACCACCTCGCGATCTATATCTTTCTCGCGACATCCTACATTTAATTCCGTTATGTCAAAAGACGTCAAGTTTTGTGCTGCTCTACCCGGCGACGATTTAAACGTACTGAACTGACACGGATTCGAGCGTTCCTGCGCGATTTCGCTACCACCCGCTTGCGCGTGTCCGACTACGACCTGCGTTTTTCGCTCGCATATAGCCTGCTGCTGCTGGCTAAAACATAATTCTGGGTAGAACTTTATTTTACCTTGGAGATCACTCTTATCTTGATTGTCCTGATCGCAAAGTGCGTCTATCGCCTCGCGTTTATGCTGCAAACTTCTCAGATTGGGGGTCACGTTCGACAGATATTGCCGCCTGTAGGGTGGCCTGCAATGAAAAATACCAACATGATAAAAACTCAACATATATCTACTTCAAACTATTAAGACagtgaaatttttaatatctcGTTGCTCGTAAAAACTAACAAACAGTCTAAATATTAAAACATTGAGAAGAAAACATGCATTAAAGTGGctattttaattttacatttaattaAAAGATTACTTCGTGTCACTGACTACCTGTCTCTCCGGTGTTCTTTCAACAGTGTTACCCCGTAACTACTTCAAACAATGTATCAAGTTTTACAACCCTCGTAAAATCTAACGTTTCATTCCCATATTACTAGGCGACCGtggattcgataaaaaaaaaagttagaagGGAAGTTTCGAATAAAGGAATTGCATTTGATTATTCCTCTTGTTCATTGCGTATATTTCCCGATTCGTTGACCCAGCCGCTAAGAATAGAACGTACTGGGTAATGAAATGACCATGCTATTTATATACATGGAAGAACGACTTGGTGGAGACGCGATCGCAAACATTTTCATGTCCGATTTCGCGCACGTGGCATTTGCGCGAACGTTCTACTTAATTCTGTTTGCTTCAACACCAACCTTGATCGAGGTTCCTGGTCGTTATTGGTTCCGGAGGGCGGCGCCGCGTTCGTTTGTTGCGAGTTCATCGGTACCTGTTGCGCCGAAGACAACGTTGATTGCCTCTTGTTCCCGAACTTCAACATATTCCAATCGAAGACGTAGTCATAACTGAAGCCCTGTCTGTGGAACAGTGTCCGGAAGAGTTGTCGAAGATACGAGTAATCTGGCCTTTCCTCGAAACGTAATCCTCGACAATACTTTAGGTACGTCGCAAACTCTACTACAATAACAAGATACTTATTTGTATACGAAGTAATTGCGACTCGTCGATGTTTTCGAACAATGCAACGCGACGATGAATATTTACCGGGATAATCTTTGCACAATTCCTCGACGGGCGTGGACATTTTCTTTTCGGAAATACGTTCGTACTTTTGCCTTTTAGTCGCTGCTTTCAAGCCTTGCCAGGGCAAACTACCTCTGTTGAAGTACATAAGAACGTACCCTAAGGATTCAAGGTCGTCTCTCCGTGATTGCTCAATTCCCAAATGTGTATTAATGCTCGCGTATCTGTTTATATGGAAATAAATAGTTTTAAAAATACGTTGAAAAACAGACGTTGATGGAGAAAACAGTGGTATGTCGTTTAACAAACCTGGCTGTTCCCGTTAGATTCTTATTCTCTCGGTAAGGTATGTGTCTGTGATTACCATATTCGCGATATTTCTTAGCCAACCCGAAGTCTATAATGTACACAAGATTCCCCTTCCTTCCCAGTCCCATCAAAAAATTGTCTGGTTTGATATCTCGATGAATAAAGCTGCGACTATGAACATAATCCGTTCTATTCATCTATAGGGAAAGAATATAACAAATAATGTACCATTTTTCAAACAATCGTCGAGTTCTCATTATTCTAAACATAAACAGAAACAGAGAAAGGTTTTTGAGTCTGTCCTATGCTAATAACAACTAGAAATAGATATAATCGAAAAGAAGAGAACAAGTTACACTTCATTCAACATACGTTCTAAGGTCATTGCCTTTGATAACTATAGTTAAGGATCGGTAGAGTTTATCGAACCATGAaaatttttcaccaaaaattcaTAAGcgataaagaaaaaaatttagggAACAAACAcaggagaaaaagaaaaactttGCACTTGTTTTTCTTCGAGTTTGTTCCACATTTAGAATAATACCAGAATATATAATTCTTTGCCAAATGCATTTTACTTACAACCAGGGCTTTGTACACTAGTTTTAAGTCCACTTAAAACACTTTTTGCTGAGATCACGAAGCCTTATTATCAGCTAACCGAGTCGTTAGCTGATAAGGCTGTTACtcatattgtaatttatttcACCAATGGAAAACAGAATAACAAATACATGCACATAATCACAATGTGAACTTTGAACAGCACAATATATGCTTTGTACTTGCAACAATACTACAGAAACATTGACAGAATCAAAGATCTTAATTTCAGAACAGCAAGATGAAATTATATACATAATCTTGTATCTTTCGTCGGAGAACAAACTAATATAATTGTTTGAATAAATTCGAATAAAGATTAATATTTACCAACTGATCGGCGAGAAGC
The sequence above is a segment of the Colletes latitarsis isolate SP2378_abdomen chromosome 6, iyColLati1, whole genome shotgun sequence genome. Coding sequences within it:
- the LOC143342782 gene encoding uncharacterized protein LOC143342782 translates to IKFYPELCFSQQQQAICERKTQVVVGHAQAGGSEIAQERSNPCQFSTFKSSPGRAAQNLTSFDITELNVGCREKDIDREVVMHDSDTLELKNIISGYASSATKAAGSPNCFGSVDEEKGRDQENKDGSTHGSRRLTATRDACRHSGNADYLDKESFIHSDLCKKIFQGPAKQNKNFSFFLGMLKRNVDLSLMGSQSLDLTEEEWQKTASHDKHRSLDYSQKTEKSLDTSANKSVHRPNFVERVRRTWRFLVKQRLIRRRNKYEREQSAQEKCEYFLQKYQKDDFFDRVPSLPVRRASVESSHVFVSERDTSKDDLIFADQTQITGPLENSTFRAKNEENSLLNANDNALEKKPEVTFSNVEKKDSSDHFKDREINGNNNVKAIRTDMSNSGLSNTRDCMNFDTLKGILLDMFMCVCCI
- the LOC143342868 gene encoding casein kinase I isoform X1; translation: MELRVGNKYRLGRKIGSGSFGDIYLGTNISTGEEVAIKLECVKTRHPQLRAETKFYRMMQGAIGIPTIKWCGSEGDYNVMVMELLGPSLEDLFNFCSRRFSLKTVLLLADQLMNRTDYVHSRSFIHRDIKPDNFLMGLGRKGNLVYIIDFGLAKKYREYGNHRHIPYRENKNLTGTARYASINTHLGIEQSRRDDLESLGYVLMYFNRGSLPWQGLKAATKRQKYERISEKKMSTPVEELCKDYPVEFATYLKYCRGLRFEERPDYSYLRQLFRTLFHRQGFSYDYVFDWNMLKFGNKRQSTLSSAQQVPMNSQQTNAAPPSGTNNDQEPRSRPPYRRQYLSNVTPNLRSLQHKREAIDALCDQDNQDKSDLQATGAGFQPRRVSMRLLSKDAAAAAGEMQPKSNANATAMAPP
- the LOC143342868 gene encoding casein kinase I isoform X3, which translates into the protein MELRVGNKYRLGRKIGSGSFGDIYLGTNISTGEEVAIKLECVKTRHPQLRAETKFYRMMQGAIGIPTIKWCGSEGDYNVMVMELLGPSLEDLFNFCSRRFSLKTVLLLADQLMNRTDYVHSRSFIHRDIKPDNFLMGLGRKGNLVYIIDFGLAKKYREYGNHRHIPYRENKNLTGTARYASINTHLGIEQSRRDDLESLGYVLMYFNRGSLPWQGLKAATKRQKYERISEKKMSTPVEELCKDYPVEFATYLKYCRGLRFEERPDYSYLRQLFRTLFHRQGFSYDYVFDWNMLKFGNKRQSTLSSAQQVPMNSQQTNAAPPSGTNNDQEPRSRPPYRRQYLSNVTPNLRSLQHKREAIDALCDQDNQDKSDLQATGAGFQPRRVSMRLLSKDAAAAAGEMQPKSK
- the LOC143342868 gene encoding casein kinase I isoform X2; this encodes MELRVGNKYRLGRKIGSGSFGDIYLGTNISTGEEVAIKLECVKTRHPQLRAETKFYRMMQGAIGIPTIKWCGSEGDYNVMVMELLGPSLEDLFNFCSRRFSLKTVLLLADQLMNRTDYVHSRSFIHRDIKPDNFLMGLGRKGNLVYIIDFGLAKKYREYGNHRHIPYRENKNLTGTARYASINTHLGIEQSRRDDLESLGYVLMYFNRGSLPWQGLKAATKRQKYERISEKKMSTPVEELCKDYPVEFATYLKYCRGLRFEERPDYSYLRQLFRTLFHRQGFSYDYVFDWNMLKFGNKRQSTLSSAQQVPMNSQQTNAAPPSGTNNDQEPRSRPPYRRQYLSNVTPNLRSLQHKREAIDALCDQDNQDKSDLQATGAGFQPRRVSMRLLSKDAAAAAGEMQPKSKLMKSTSG